Proteins encoded in a region of the Podarcis muralis chromosome 4, rPodMur119.hap1.1, whole genome shotgun sequence genome:
- the LOC114595881 gene encoding putative protein ARB2BP, giving the protein MNWSQMNEDLSFRKLINSSECPETLKYDFNKNGELRHMDTNEPFVYDYQDSHNANHRHYQSLGYLITQYVFELLEKTCKLQKVYIPTDAPDNERCSFFFRSEDALTNCSTLVVLLQDKGPFRAGQWGRKVIVHEGLQHGSQIPFIIKALQCSWGVIVLNPNDNFIELKTEQECLSLSEKKDSTCPLQLPLTVPKRESSSPEEHTSYVWDHFISKSKAEKVAFIAHGYGGLVFIDLLMQRTSEVMNKVGAVALIDSTHHTPHQTQGISQVQAWIWKHCREWVSHSEPLDKSIGFMVKVDCPTVSTGTENYSLAPSSSLQSIFNYLKNALKIFTKQPFNRSPILTRSKSMKTS; this is encoded by the exons ATGAAT TGGTCACAGATGAATGAAGATTTGAGCTTCAGAAAACTAATAAATAGTTCAGAATGTCCAGAAACTCTCAAATATGACTTTAATAAAAACGGGGAGCTTAGGCATATGGATACCAATGAACCTTTTGTTTATGATTATCAAGATTCACATAATGCTAATCACCGACATTATCAATCTCTTGGATACTTAATTACTCAGTATGTTTTCGAGCTCCTGGAAAAGACATGCAAACTGCAAAAGGTTTACATCCCAACAGATGCTCCAGACAATGAACGTTGCAGTTTTTTTTTCAGGAGTGAGGATGCCTTAACTAATTGCTCAACTCTGGTCGTCCTCCTTCAAGACAAGGGACCTTTTCGTGCAGGTCAGTGGGGACGAAAAGTCATCGTTCATGAAGGCCTCCAACACGGATCTCAAATACCATTCATCATAAAGGCTCTGCAGTGTTCTTGGGGAGTGATTGTTTTAAATCCCAATGATAACTTCATTGAACTGAAGACAGAACAAGAATGCTTAAGCCTGTCTGAGAAAAAAGACTCCACATGTCCACTACAATTACCCTTGACAGTCCCAAAGAGAGAGAGCAGTAGTCCTGAAGAGCATACAAGTTACGTTTGGGACCATTTCATTTCAAAGAGCAAAGCGGAAAAGGTGGCTTTCATTGCCCATGGCTATGGAGGTTTGgttttcatcgacctcctcatgCAGAGAACTTCAGAGGTAATGAACAAAGTAGGTGCAGTTGCACTTATTGACTCCACACACCACACACCGCACCAGACACAAGGCATTTCCCAGGTGCAGGCCTGGATATGGAAACATTGCCGAGAATGGGTATCACACAGTGAACCTTTAGATAAGTCAATAGGCTTTATGGTGAAAGTGGATTGCCCTACAGTCTCCACAGGAACTGAAAATTATAGCCTGGCTCCTTCCTCTAGTCTACAGTCCATTTTCAATTATCTTAAGAATGCACTGAAAATCTTCACCAAACAACCGTTCAATCGTTCACCTATTCTTACAAGGAGCAAATCAATGAAAACAAGTTAA
- the PCNP gene encoding PEST proteolytic signal-containing nuclear protein encodes MADGKGGDVKLKRPLLDGGPEEEAEKPVKTKTVSSSNGGESSSHSVEKPATDEETDDPDTKPAPAKMSKFGFAIGTQVAKKPPAISIKLGATKPKEPTPTLAPKTLSVAAIFNEDEDSEPEEMPPEAKMRMKNIGRDTPTSAGPNSFNKGKHGFSDNQKLWERNMKSHLGNVREHDD; translated from the exons ATGGCGGACGGCAAAGGAGGCGACGTGAAGCTGAAGCGGCCGCTTCTTGACGGAG GACCtgaagaagaggcagaaaaaccTGTGAAAACTAAGACTGTTTCTTCCAGTAATGGAGGGGAAAGTTCGAGTCACAGTGTGGAGAAGCCGGCAACTGATGAAGAAACTGACGACCCCGACACAaagcctgctcctgccaaaatgTCCAAGTTTGGGTTTGCCATTGGCACACAGGTTGCAAAGAAACCACCTGCAATATCCATCAAGCTTGGAGCAACT AAACCTAAAGAGCCTACTCCAACCCTAGCTCCAAAAACGCTTTCTGTAGCAGCAATCTTCAACGAAGATGAAGAT AGTGAACCTGAAGAGATGCCACCAGAAGCTAAAATGCGCATGAAGAACATTGGAAG GGATACTCCAACTTCAGCAGGACCAAATTCTTTCAACAAAGGAAAGCATGGGTTTTCTGACAACCAGAAGTTATGGGAACGGAACATGAAATCTCACCTTGGAAATGTCCGTGAACATGATGACTAG
- the TRMT10C gene encoding tRNA methyltransferase 10 homolog C, translating to MHLFNIIRRSVFQLAASDGTKRRLFLIMPSRVITCRTLVLSAWLNKDSSPSATEKLDLDGWKHVMRSAQQEEATERTSQSEEDSPLAVTRELIEMWRLSGRLVPENISEEDFKTLNECPTKSSIRKYLKFLAIKENRKKADREKKEKRNEANKERMLNTQENAGGELPNTFLPKFWTRSQDAVYNWRAAQSMIFGQPLVYDMNYENYMSRREMENTVKQLMESEGANRRALDPFHLHYCNLQAGGPYHKEFVKRYGEAWDKLFVTVTEKSYVEVFPKDQLVYLTADSPNVMKTFEHDKIYIIGSIVDKSMKTGLSLANAKRLDLATARLPLDRCLQWAEGAKNLTLDQMMRILLTLKDTGNWKEALQFVPQRKHEGFVDMSSWSKQQIDTWKKTKLHEKMAGQRKAHKQFAQNFSRRQTQKNWWEDVS from the coding sequence ATGCATCTATTTAATATTATTAGAAGATCTGTCTTCCAATTAGCAGCATCAGATGGGACAAAAAGGAGATTATTTTTAATAATGCCCAGCAGAGTCATAACTTGTAGAACTTTGGTTTTGTCGGCTTGGTTGAACAAGGACTCCTCCCCAAGTGCTACTGAGAAACTAGATTTGGATGGATGGAAACATGTAATGCGGTCTGCACAGCAAGAAGAAGCCACTGAAAGAACATCACAGAGTGAAGAAGATTCTCCTTTAGCGGTTACTAGGGAACTTATTGAGATGTGGAGACTATCGGGCAGACTTGTTCCAGAAAATATTAGCGAAGAAGATTTCAAGACTTTAAATGAATGTCCCACCAAGAGTTCCATAAGGAAGTACTTAAAATTCTTGGCtataaaagaaaacaggaagaaagctgacagagaaaagaaagaaaaacgaaACGAAGCAAACAAGGAACGAATGCTAAACACTCAGGAAAATGCTGGTGGTGAGCTACCAAATACATTTCTCCCTAAGTTTTGGACTAGGTCACAGGATGCCGTGTACAACTGGAGAGCAGCCCAGTCTATGATCTTTGGTCAGCCTCTGGTGTATGATATGAACTACGAAAATTATATGTCACGCAGAGAAATGGAGAATACAGTGAAACAGCTGATGGAATCTGAAGGGGCCAATCGTAGAGCTTTGGACCCATTTCACTTGCATTATTGTAATCTCCAAGCAGGTGGTCCGTATCACAAAGAATTTGTCAAACGTTACGGAGAAGCATGGGACAAGTTGTTTGTGACTGTGACAGAAAAGTCTTATGTTGAAGTCTTTCCAAAAGATCAACTTGTCTACTTAACTGCTGATTCTCCCAATGTGATGAAAACATTTGAGCATGATAAGATCTATATAATTGGGTCAATAGTTGATAAATCAATGAAGACTGGACTCTCCCTTGCTAATGCAAAACGGCTGGACTTGGCAACAGCACGCCTTCCTTTGGATAGGTGCTTGCAATGGGCGGAGGGTGCCAAAAATCTCACTCTGGATCAAATGATGCGCATCTTATTAACACTGAAAGATACTGGGAATTGGAAGGAAGCTCTGCAGTTTGTTCCACAAAGAAAACACGAAGGCTTTGTGGATATGTCTTCCTGGTCAAAGCAGCAAATTGACACATGGAAGAAAACAAAGTTGCATGAAAAAATGGCTGGTCAAAGAAAGGCACACAAGCAGTTTGCACAAAATTTCTCCAGGCGGCAAACACAGAAAAACTGGTGGGAAGATGTGTCTTAA
- the TXNL4B gene encoding thioredoxin-like protein 4B, with protein MRSAWVGGRAAAACLSLPPLSIAMSFLLPKLGSKKEVDEAIKSVAEKVLVLRFGRDEDRVCMQLDDILAKTSHDLSKMAAIYLVDVNKVPVYTQYFDISYIPSTVFFFNGQHMKVDYGSPDHTKFVGSFKTKQDFIDLIEVIYRGAMRGKLIVRSPIDPKNIPKYDLLYQGI; from the exons atgcgctcCGCATGGGTCGGTGGCCGCGCTGCAGCAGCTTGTCTGAGCCTCCCACCTCTCTCAATCGCCATGAGCTTCTTGCTGCCCAAGCTCGGCAGCAAAAAGGAGGTGGATGAGGCAATCAAGAGCGTGGCCGAGAAAGTCCTGGTCCTCCGCTTTGGTAGAGATGAAGATCGTGTCTGCATGCAGCTGGACGATATT CTTGCAAAAACATCTCATGACTTAAGTAAAATGGCTGCAATTTACTTGGTGGATGTAAACAAAGTGCCAGTGTACACCCAATATTTTGACATCAGCTATATTCCATcaactgttttctttttcaaCGGGCAGCATATGAAAGTGGATTATGG ATCTCCAGATCACACTAAATTTGTGGGaagtttcaaaacaaaacaagacttcATAGATTTGATTGAGGTGATTTACCGTGGAGCAATGCGTGGAAAACTCATCGTACGAAGCCCGATTGATCCAAAGAATATTCCCAAGTATGACCTTCTGTATCAAGGCATTTAA